The region CATTCATTACAATTATAAaacttctctccagtatgaatcaTTCGGTGTCTATTAAGTCGTGAAATAGAAGTAAAGcctttcccacattcattgcatCTATAGggcttttctccagtgtgaattctttCATGTTGAATAAGAGATGCACTCTGGCTGAAGGCTCTCCCACATTCACTACATTTaaaaggtttctctccagtgtgaattctctgatgatAACGAAGGGATGAGCTAGACTTAAAGGTgttgccacattcattacataAGTAGGACTTCTTTCTAGAATGAATTCTTTGACATCCAGAAAGGGATGTGCTGCAACTAGATGCCTTCCTACCTGGATTATACTTACAAGGGTTTTCTTCAGCATGAATTTTTTGATGTATAAAAAGGCCTGACCTTCGGCTGAAGGATTTACCACATTCTTTACATCTATAGGATTTCTCCACAGTATGGGTTCTTAGATGTTTATAAAGGGATGTACTGAGagtaaaggctttcccacattctttacatatgtagggtttctctccagtatgcgTTATTTGATGTTGAATAAGAGCTGAACTTTGGCTAAAGGCTTTTGAACATTCTTTACACTTAAACAGTTTTTCTCCACTATGGTTTTTCTCATGTTTACGAAGGGATGAAGTGTTAATGAAGGTTTTTTCACATAGACTACATTTATAGCGTTTATCTGCTGTAATTTTTGGTTGATTAAGTAAATGTGAATTCTGTTTGAGGCTGTTTCCTTGTATTTCACATTTTGGTGGTGTTTTTTCTCTGGGAAGTATCTGTTGCCTAATAAGCACTGACTTTGGGCTGAAGTTTTGGCTCAATTCAGTATTTTTATGGCTTCTTTCTATAGTGGGGATTTTTTTGTGGGTGGCTGAAACCATCTGAAAACTTCCCTTTTTATCCTGCTTTTTCTCTAATCTGCCTTCATATACGTAAGGCTGTTCTAATTTCAAATCCCAAGGTACATTCCTGTTGGATCTTTTCAGTATCAGTCCCTGAAATGAAGAGTCTTGTGTTTGCGTTGACTTTGTGGTTTTATGACTGCTCTTCGATCCTGgaggggaaacaaaaaaaaaaaatgtttcatgtgaTATCATAGCATCTGACTACTGAGACTAAAAGTGTAGAAGGAATAAATATTGGTGACATTTAAATACGGCCCTGATATCTGTATGAAAAAAattgcaagaagaaaaaataggacAGTTAagacagtacaataaaatataattgacaGCAATTTAAGTACCAGggtgaagaataaaataaagcaaacccATTTAAAGAGGGTGAGAAAGAGTGACCAGAAGAATTGGCTaatgaagaacagagaaaagggTTATAAGGCGATCATGAGTTGAAAGAGGAAGTTTGGGGTCAGGACCCAAAACCCATGATGgaatcctaattttttttttttttttttgacatttatcttctttgtgtaatttttttttttttgagacagtctcactctgtcgcccaggatggagtgccgtggcgcgatctcggctcactgcaacctgtctcctggcttcaagcaattcttgtgcctcagcctcctgagtagctgggattacaggcacccaccatcatgcctggttaatttttgtatttttagtagagacagggtttcaccatgttggccaggctggtcttgaactcctgacctcaagtgatctacccacctcagcctcccaaagtgcttggattacaggcatgagccaccgtgctcaggctttatgtaattatttttaatctgGAAAGCTCCTCCACCCCATGTCAAATTCCCTTATATCCTTCAGATTCAGTTCAGAAATGGACTCTCTCAATCCTTTGACTCTGAGCAGCCACAGTCCGTTCTCCTTACTATAGCACTTACCAGAGTATTAAACATATGTATTATTGACCTTTataatatattcacacatatatagTACATTATAGTTCTATATCTATGTCTGTATGTATCTcactttccttttctaacataacTGTTCTTCACAAGCAGATCAGAATGCCCTATTTTCCTACAGATCCTCTTGACAGCACTCCAATTATATACAAAAGGTGTATGTTTTGTTAATATGCCTTAATTACTTATATATTCCTAACTTGAACAATGTCAAATATTCTTAcgtatttcatatatatacaaatatgcacatgtgttatacacacacacacatacacatttcagACCCTTGTAGAAGTTGCCTCCTAGGCCAGTACAAGGGTGATTAGAGAGGTTTCAGGGCCAGTTCAAACAGGAGGGCCCTGTTATTGAATTAATCGACAAGAGGTGCCACAAGACAGGCCTAGCACCAAGAGGCGCAAGATAGGAAGGCGGCCTACTCATGCATCAAGCAAGAGAGGCTACATGGGAGGGCTGAAGAGAGTCAAAGATCAACAATAAGACAGGCATGGATATGTAAGATAAAGCATGGTtaacatggaaaagaacagaattgaagaaatattaaaattggaTAAGAACAcaattcaataaatactaaattCTCTCAGGGGAATGGTTATGCACATAGTCTTAGCATTTTCTCCTGGGGTAGAGGTAACTGTTTAAAGGGACCATTTGTATCTCACTGTATTTGCGATTCCTATACGACAGTCACTTTCACACGTCTATAAATTACTTCTGCTTAATAAACacaatacattttgtttttccttattaGTGTTCACTTACTAGTTCCCTTCATATAACTCTTCTTCTATTCCTTCTTTAAATAATGGTATtccctagggtttttttttttttttttttcactccatACACCCTCCCTGACTAACTTCACATGCCCTTTATCTTTATACTATTTACGGTAAGGGAAAGCAGAGTTTCTTAACTTTATGCTTAACACTTTCCTAGTTCCTTCTCCGTTTCAGTCTTGCTAAATTAAGTGATCacattttaatacattatttagGCCAAATACATGGAGGGGGCAGTGGCAAAAATGAAGTGCTTTTCCCTGTGAATATTGGTCATTGTTTCTAGGCTTAATATATGTGCTGGGAAGAAGGCAGCAGCAAAATTCTGCAACTTGGATTCTAGCTTGTAAGGCAACGATACAGAACCTTAGGCCTAGTGTAAAGAAAGGCTCCTCACCTTTGCTACAGCCCTGAGCACGGGGATCAGGTACCTAAGTGGTATTTTGTTTGCCATGCATTACCGTCTCTACCATAATCTCCTAACTAGTCTTGCCCTCTGCCAATTCAGTCTCCACACTGCAGCCAGAATAATctctgtgtacttttttttttttttttttttttgagacggagtctcactgtgtcacccaggctggagtgcagtggcacgatctcggctcactgcaacctccccctcccaggttcaagtgattttcctgcctcagcctcctaagtagctgggattacaggtgcgtgccaccacgcccagctaatttttgtatttttagtagagacggggtttcgccatgttggtcaggctggtctcgaactcctgacctcatgatccgcccacctcagcctccccaaagtgctgggattacaggtgtgagccatcgtgcccggccaatCTTTCTAAGATCAATATTTTACTATGTGGCAAACTTCCTTAAGGTCCTCCAATAGATTTTCAATGATTCACATCTGAAGTCTCTTAAGAGTCTTGAAGACTCTTAGGAGTCCTTAACATGGTGAATAGAGTACTACCTGATCTGACCTTTATCCACCTGTCCTCACCCCCTCCCCTGGCTTCTTGCCAGGTATGCTGAACTACATGCAGCTTCAGGAGCACTCCATGACTTTACTTGTTTATCTTTACATATGCTGGCAGCATCCTTTCCATTCACAAATACTCATTAAGTGCCTACTATGGGCCAGGTAATGTTCTGGGGAATGCGGATAATGTATTCAATAAGACAGGGTTCCagccttcaaggagcttataCTTTGGAGTGTGCGCATGTGCTGGGGAAGGAGGGGGGATGAAGGGACAAATAACAAGTACATAAATAAAAGTCATGCGGATATCTGAAGAAAGTGCTCAAGAGCTCCCTGGGCAAAGGAACCAGCAAACACAAAAGTGTGGCTGACTTAGGAACAGCAGAGAGACTGGCCAGAGTAAAACAAGAGGGAAAATGGTGAAATGATAAAATAAGAGTGGaacagggccgggtgcggtggctcacagctgtaatcccagcactctgggaggctgaggtcaggaataaggccagcctggccaacatggtgaaacctgttctctactaaaaatacaaaaatcagccgggtgtggtggcacacgcccataatcccaggtactcgagaggctgaggcagagaattgcttgaacccgggagacagaggttgctgtgagccgagatcacaccactgcacaccagcctgggcgacagagtgagtctccacctcaaaaaaaaaaaaaaaaaagtaaacaaaaaataaaaaacaaaagagtggATCAGGAGGTGGGGGACAAATCCTCTAAGGCTCAGGTCATCATAAGGACTGGAATTTAAGCCTATGGGAAGCCACTGGGGAATTATGTGTTCATCTGAGTTGGCTGCTGCGTGGACCGACTATGCTGGGGCACCAGTGgaagcagggaggggagaggctACTGAAGAAGCTACTGCAGCTCTTCAGGTGAGAAAGGGCTGGAGGTACAGATGACTACGCCAGGCTGTACAGTGAAGGAAGAGCTAGCGGGACCGAGAAAACAAGACTCAGGACTCCCAGGAAGCTGAGAGGGAAACAGGAAAGTTAGGGATCATGCCTAGGTTTCTAGCCAGAATTCTGAGAGCTGCCACCAACCACCAAGAAGGGGAAGACCAGGAAAGGGGTAAGGCTGAGGGGGCATTCTGTTTCTGGTATGTTTGTGATGGCTGAGATGCCTTAATAGAGTTGCAGGAAGATATGGAAATACtagattatatttattattctgGAGATCTGGGGGAGGTCAGAGCTACAGACAGGCATTTGGGGGTCAGCAGCATGTGGGTTTGATTTAAAGCTGAAGAACTGAAAGGAATCACTGGACACTGAAATATTAAGAGGTTAAGAAGAAGAATATCAGGAAAGTACAGTGTTCCGGAAGCCAAGGGAAGAAGTACTTCAGGGCGGAGTGAATGGTAACTGTGGCAAATAATGTGAGGACTCGAAACTTAATCCTGACTGTGGCAAGACGGAGGTTGTTGGGTTTAATAACGGAGCTATCAGTGGAATTACAAGGAAGAAAGCCCAACTGGAGTGCACGGAGGAAACAACGGGAGGTGAGAAAATGGAAACATCAAGAGCAGAAACCCTTTTCAACAGTTTCTAAAGGAGAGTAAGCAAATGGGACATGGggagcttttgttttttaatggataTGATTATGACTCGAAAGTCCATTATCAATTCTGGAAAACTCATCCCAACTCTGAAGTGCCAATATTTTAGCCCTGAAATCACGTTTTTCACTGAAGCAGACATGAGTTTTGGATTGTGGATATCCTGACTCTTCCTTATGATCTGTTTAGAACTTTCTAGAGGCCTACAAATAGGTCTCCTGAGGTGCAGTTCAACCTTTGCTTCCTCCTAGAATCAAGCCCAGGCCTCAGCTACGTGATAAACAAGGTGAAAACCTAGGTCAGAAGTTGAGAAACCAGAATGATCTTGCTGATGGCCACTGCCCTGACCACTTCCTGTTATCCGGTCTAGACTCTTCCACCTGGACTCTTAGTACACCCGGAGAGTGTTTCTTCAACCCTCTCTCCCTGGATGATTTCATTCACTCCCACACCTCCTATGTGTACGACTATcctgaaaaataatttacagagGTCTTTCCAACTGCCGGCTAGAAATTTCCACTTGTGTATCTTTTTATCAGCCTGTCCAAATCTGAACCCAGAGCATTCCTTTTCAAACCTTTTTTATATGTTTTCCAGTTCAAAATGACACTATCATCTCTTCAGTTACTTTACCATAAATTCTTAGTTTTATCTTAGAATTTTTTCTTCCCTAGGCAGTCatcaaaatctttatttttttgttttttgagacagggtcttgctctgttgtccaggctgaaatgcagtggtgccatcatagctcactgcagcctcaaactcgggggctcaagcgattctcccacctcagcctcctgagcagcaggaactacaggtgcatgctgccaagcttggctaatatttttatcttttgtagagacagagtttcattgtgttgcccaggctgcacatTCTCTTAAATCTCATCACTAAAATGTCTCTAACAAGCCATCGTGAATATGTCTAAGTTCAGGATCTCCTCACTGTACAGTGACTTGCTTCTGATCCTTAAGTTATTCCTTTGACCTGTTTCTCGCCTTTCCAGTATTATTTCCCACTGGATTTACCCCTCTTAATACACAGAATTGCTCATGTTATTTCAAAAAGCATTGGTCACTCCTTACTTTattaatttatcaaatatttagaaagtaCCTACTATGTATTAGGCTCTATCCTAGGCATGGGTGATCCACAGTTCCCTACAGATCCACTAATTAAAAGGAACAGTTGATTTCTTCAGGGAGTTTATAGTTAAACATTAGAAATGAAGTCATCAACAGGTAATCACAATACAATGTGACAATTTCTACAATAGAAACATAAGCTAGAAATGGACGTGAACATGAGCTTAGAATCATATCCAACTGTCCTTAGATAGTGAGGGTGCAGGTAGAAAAGGGGTGCAGCAGGACGTTGCTGGAGTGTTTTGTAAGAACTGACATAAGACAGGATGTGAAAGGAATCGCCATAGGCTAGATGAAGGGGTAGCACGAGGGCTGAAGGCAGCACCCAAGTCTTTGAACGCAAGTCAGTTTTCCAGACTTATCTGCTGAAGTATCCATGCCTACCTTATCCTACAGCTAGTCAGAGTAAAAGCTCCACCTATCAAAATGTCATTGCCTTTGCAGTGTCACAAGCTTCTCTAGAGTCAGAGAACTCAGGGAGCAATCTGCTGGGAACTGCACATAAACCGGGATGGGGTAGTACTGCCTATTTGTAAACATCCTCCATCATCTTTGTGCTGGtggaaaagagaaaagctgtTCTAGAAATGTTGTTGTGGTAactcttatttttaaagcttttaacaTAGAAATTTTCAGCATATGTAAAAGTAGTGTGAATTGTACAATGAATCTCCAGCCAGTTTCAATAACCAGCAACACTATTCTGTTTATAACCTTGTTATGGGCTGAACTGCATCATTCAAAAAAGAGATGTGTAAGTCCTAACTTCCAGGACCTCAGAACGtgaccttattttaaaatatggtctTTGCAGGTTCAATCAAATTAAGATGAAGTCATTGggggtgagccctaatccaacGTGACTGCTGTCCCCGTAAActggggaaatttggacacaggcaTCCAGAAGgaaagatgatgtgaagacaTGGGGCAAACACAGTGTGAAGACGGAGGCACAGATAGGACTGATGCAGCTGCAGGCCATGGAGATCTCCAAGTTGGCCATCACTACAAGCTAGCAAGAGGCAAGGAAGAATTCTACGCAGAGTCTCAGTGGGAGCGGGGCCCCGCGAATACCTTGATTTtgaccttcagaactgtgagacagtagATCTCTACTGTTTTAAGCCACGAAGCTTGCGGTACACTTCAGTATggagccctagcaaactaatatgaACCCTTACATCTCGTCCACTAGATTATGctaaagcaaatcccagacagcaatcatttcatctgtaaaaacATCAAAATTGCTCTTATCACATTCATCAAAATTAACACTATTGCTTGCAGTTACTTTTGCCCTTAGAATACATACCACTAATAAGTCAAACTGCTGCAATGTAAAGGCAATTCAAATAATTCTTTTTGCGGCTAAGCCACCAACCTGGAACACAATTAGGGTTGTTTCATTCTGCTTTCAATATGTAGGGGGtactttctcatttttgtttaattttgtcttataattttataaacCATTTTTGTAGTTCTGAGGTCAAAATTTTGAGACCTCAAGAAGTTCTAGATTCTACCCCTGTTCCATCCTTTTCTTCCTTCACCTTACAGATAACCATTTTTATtgatctccttttttcttttgcttttatctttctaaaaaaaaaataattgcacTGCTTAATGACTGGGATATGTTCTGAGATACGCGTTGTCGGCGATCTTGTGCAGTCATCAGAGTGCgttacacaaatctagatggtataggctactacacacctaggctacaccCCTATACAGCACGTTACTTAGCTGAATACTGTAGGCTACTGTAACACAATTgtaagtatttgtgcatctaaacatatTAAAACATAGAAAAGGGACAGGAAAAATGCACTATTATCAACTAAGGGAGCATCATCATATATGTAGGCCATCACTGACTGAAACATTGTGTGGTCCATGACAGTTtaagtaaatacacacacacttttcttGGTATTCCCACCCACCTTTCTTAGATAACAGTACTAACTGTTCTGTTCTGTACTTATTCTCACATTCTGGAGATCACTCCATAGTGGAATTTACAGAGGTCTTCCTCATTCCACTTTACAGCTGTGTGGATTGTACCACAGTTTATCATCCTTGGAGTACCTTAGCTTTAGTTCTAGGCCCCCAATTCTTCTCAGTCTGCATCTTTCCACAGGCAACTTCAATTGTAGACTCATCCTCTAAGCAAGATATCTCCTATACTCAACTCCCTCTTACAGATGACCTACTCAAAATAGCAGCTTAGATGCCTCAAAGTCAACACACCTAAACCACACCCACGATTCTTCCCTCCAACCGGGTCAACCCCTTGTCTCTGTAAATGGCACCACTTCCAAATCAAAATCTTAAGAGTTATCCTTAATACTTCTCCCTCTCTCAGCCCCCTCATCTAATCAATTACCGAGACCTGTTTATTCTGCCATCTAAACCTGCCTCACATTTGTCTACTTTCCCCACCTACTGCTACCGTTCCATCATGACCCTTGCCTCCAATGTCACCTGCCTCTCCTGATTTTTCTTACAGTACGCTTTTACCTGTCTTCCCTATGGGTTCatttctctctgcctggcttcctgAAATGCTGGAGTTCCTCAAGATTCAGTCTTAGGTTCTTTCTTACTCTTACTGTAATGTGAACGCTCTGCCTAGGCCAACTCACCCTCCCCGATTATTTCAATCACCCTATATTGATCAGGTTCTCCCAAATTTACATTTCATGCTCAGTCTATATTTTGAGGTACTGTACTCCGAAATCAACACTACTTGTCATCGCCATTGGGATAACTAGGTCAACCAAAAACAACTCAATTCATCTACAACCAAATTCATATTATCTCCAAATCTGATCTCCTTCTAGTCTTCCTATCTCACTGAATGACATCACCGACCGTCACAGAACAAACCAGAAATCAAGCAAGCATCCCTGACAACCCCATCTcccttttgtttgcttttattttctttgttaccCCATCTCCTCTATCTTCCATGTCTAACAGTCCTGCTGGCTGTATCTCCTGGACACCTCTGGGACTGGTTCACTTCTGTCTCCAACACCACTAACCTAGTCCAAGTCACTCGTGCATTCATTATACAACTGGACGCCTACCCTGGCCAGGGACTGTTTTAGGTTCTTGGAAAACAGGAGTGAATGAAACAGGCAACCCCTCCCAC is a window of Pongo pygmaeus isolate AG05252 chromosome 4, NHGRI_mPonPyg2-v2.0_pri, whole genome shotgun sequence DNA encoding:
- the ZNF354A gene encoding zinc finger protein 354A isoform X1 encodes the protein MARKWKLPSNRSSLEKPWSNECFLEPRGPASVPDGMQPSLSCMASESDWLAQICLLETAPSSRESQKEDMAAGQREARPQVSLTFDDVAVLFTRDEWRKLAPSQRNLYRDVMLENYRNLVSLGLSFTKPKVISLLQQGEDPWKVEKDSSGNSSLGSKSSHKTTKSTQTQDSSFQGLILKRSNRNVPWDLKLEQPYVYEGRLEKKQDKKGSFQMVSATHKKIPTIERSHKNTELSQNFSPKSVLIRQQILPREKTPPKCEIQGNSLKQNSHLLNQPKITADKRYKCSLCEKTFINTSSLRKHEKNHSGEKLFKCKECSKAFSQSSALIQHQITHTGEKPYICKECGKAFTLSTSLYKHLRTHTVEKSYRCKECGKSFSRRSGLFIHQKIHAEENPCKYNPGRKASSCSTSLSGCQRIHSRKKSYLCNECGNTFKSSSSLRYHQRIHTGEKPFKCSECGRAFSQSASLIQHERIHTGEKPYRCNECGKGFTSISRLNRHRMIHTGEKFYNCNECGKALSSHSTLIIHERIHTGEKPCKCKVCGKAFRQSSALIQHQRMHTGERPYKCNECGKTFRCNSSLSNHQRIHTGEKPYRCEECGISFGQSSALIQHRRIHTGEKPFKCNTCGKTFRQSSSRIAHQRIHTGEKPYECNTCGKLFNHRSSLTNHYKIHIEEDP
- the ZNF354A gene encoding zinc finger protein 354A isoform X2 translates to MAAGQREARPQVSLTFDDVAVLFTRDEWRKLAPSQRNLYRDVMLENYRNLVSLGLSFTKPKVISLLQQGEDPWKVEKDSSGNSSLGSKSSHKTTKSTQTQDSSFQGLILKRSNRNVPWDLKLEQPYVYEGRLEKKQDKKGSFQMVSATHKKIPTIERSHKNTELSQNFSPKSVLIRQQILPREKTPPKCEIQGNSLKQNSHLLNQPKITADKRYKCSLCEKTFINTSSLRKHEKNHSGEKLFKCKECSKAFSQSSALIQHQITHTGEKPYICKECGKAFTLSTSLYKHLRTHTVEKSYRCKECGKSFSRRSGLFIHQKIHAEENPCKYNPGRKASSCSTSLSGCQRIHSRKKSYLCNECGNTFKSSSSLRYHQRIHTGEKPFKCSECGRAFSQSASLIQHERIHTGEKPYRCNECGKGFTSISRLNRHRMIHTGEKFYNCNECGKALSSHSTLIIHERIHTGEKPCKCKVCGKAFRQSSALIQHQRMHTGERPYKCNECGKTFRCNSSLSNHQRIHTGEKPYRCEECGISFGQSSALIQHRRIHTGEKPFKCNTCGKTFRQSSSRIAHQRIHTGEKPYECNTCGKLFNHRSSLTNHYKIHIEEDP
- the ZNF354A gene encoding zinc finger protein 354A isoform X3, with product MLENYRNLVSLGLSFTKPKVISLLQQGEDPWKVEKDSSGNSSLGSKSSHKTTKSTQTQDSSFQGLILKRSNRNVPWDLKLEQPYVYEGRLEKKQDKKGSFQMVSATHKKIPTIERSHKNTELSQNFSPKSVLIRQQILPREKTPPKCEIQGNSLKQNSHLLNQPKITADKRYKCSLCEKTFINTSSLRKHEKNHSGEKLFKCKECSKAFSQSSALIQHQITHTGEKPYICKECGKAFTLSTSLYKHLRTHTVEKSYRCKECGKSFSRRSGLFIHQKIHAEENPCKYNPGRKASSCSTSLSGCQRIHSRKKSYLCNECGNTFKSSSSLRYHQRIHTGEKPFKCSECGRAFSQSASLIQHERIHTGEKPYRCNECGKGFTSISRLNRHRMIHTGEKFYNCNECGKALSSHSTLIIHERIHTGEKPCKCKVCGKAFRQSSALIQHQRMHTGERPYKCNECGKTFRCNSSLSNHQRIHTGEKPYRCEECGISFGQSSALIQHRRIHTGEKPFKCNTCGKTFRQSSSRIAHQRIHTGEKPYECNTCGKLFNHRSSLTNHYKIHIEEDP